From the genome of Gemmatimonas phototrophica, one region includes:
- a CDS encoding ABC transporter ATP-binding protein: MAAAVRSAPPDDDALSKAYDARLVRRLLSYVRPYAWVVVAALVCIALAAGMQLAGPLLTRWVIDVALPARNPALVGQVALAFAGMLVAQFGAAYGETLLTALLGQRVMRDLRAELFARLQQLPVAYFDRTPVGRLVTRVTSDVEALNELFTSGVVSGLGDLFTLVAIGVVMLVVDWRLALAAFAVIPFVLLASRLFQRYVRSSYRDIRTRVAQLNAYLGERLAGIRLIQLFGRELSEVRRFGGLNTAHLDAQLKSITVYALYFPVIEFLTTLALASLLVTAGYEVAGGALTVGTVAAFLQLVRRFFQPLQDLSEKYNILQAAMAASERIFGLLDLAPAPGLESSPDREHQVERLRRAGVTVTFESVWFAYGADGGVTEDGGRDALVKSSSQSDAQPLPHPPAEPRWVLKGVSFSVSPGQFLALVGHTGAGKSTIVNLLLRFYEPQRGRILVNGEDIRTIPVDVLRSVVGYVQQDIFLFAGDVGANIRLSTTLSDEALRLAAARVGAERVIDRLPGGWHHELGERGGGVSVGERQLLAFARAIAADPSLLILDEATSAVDSHIEAEIQQGVAALMGGRTTIAIAHRLSTIVHADEILVLHHGEVVERGTHQQLLGAGGTYERLFRLQAGGDGEREFHSAVDTRLPTDAAVG; the protein is encoded by the coding sequence ATGGCTGCTGCTGTCCGTTCCGCTCCTCCCGATGACGACGCGCTGAGCAAGGCGTATGACGCCCGACTGGTCCGTCGGCTGCTGTCGTACGTGCGTCCATATGCGTGGGTGGTGGTGGCCGCGCTCGTCTGCATTGCGCTGGCCGCCGGTATGCAGCTGGCCGGCCCCCTGCTTACCCGCTGGGTCATTGACGTGGCGCTGCCAGCCAGGAACCCCGCGCTGGTGGGGCAGGTGGCGCTGGCGTTTGCCGGGATGCTCGTGGCGCAATTCGGTGCCGCCTACGGCGAAACGCTCCTCACCGCGCTGCTCGGGCAGCGAGTCATGCGGGACTTGCGCGCCGAGTTGTTTGCGCGTCTGCAGCAGTTGCCCGTTGCCTATTTCGATCGCACGCCCGTTGGGCGGCTGGTCACCCGCGTCACCAGCGATGTCGAGGCGCTGAACGAGCTCTTCACCTCTGGGGTGGTGTCCGGTCTTGGTGACCTGTTCACTCTCGTGGCCATTGGGGTGGTCATGCTGGTGGTGGATTGGCGCCTCGCACTGGCAGCGTTCGCTGTCATCCCCTTCGTGCTGTTGGCCTCGCGGCTTTTTCAGCGGTACGTGCGCAGTTCGTACCGTGACATCCGGACTCGCGTGGCGCAGCTCAATGCCTATCTGGGGGAGCGTCTGGCCGGCATTCGGCTCATCCAGCTATTCGGCCGGGAGCTCTCGGAAGTCCGTCGCTTTGGCGGACTCAACACCGCGCACCTCGACGCGCAGCTCAAGTCGATCACGGTGTATGCACTCTATTTCCCCGTGATCGAATTCCTCACCACGCTCGCGCTGGCCAGCCTGCTGGTCACGGCCGGGTATGAGGTGGCCGGGGGAGCCCTCACGGTGGGGACGGTGGCGGCGTTTCTGCAGCTGGTCCGTCGGTTCTTTCAGCCCCTGCAGGACCTGTCGGAGAAGTACAACATCCTGCAGGCGGCCATGGCCGCGTCGGAACGCATCTTTGGGCTCCTGGATCTCGCGCCAGCTCCTGGGCTTGAGTCGAGCCCCGATCGGGAGCATCAGGTGGAGCGGCTTCGGCGGGCCGGGGTCACGGTCACTTTTGAGTCGGTCTGGTTTGCCTACGGCGCTGACGGAGGGGTGACGGAGGACGGTGGTCGGGATGCTTTGGTGAAATCTTCATCACAATCCGACGCTCAGCCGCTGCCACATCCGCCAGCGGAGCCACGGTGGGTGCTGAAGGGGGTGAGCTTCAGCGTGTCCCCGGGGCAATTTCTGGCGCTTGTGGGTCATACCGGAGCCGGGAAGAGCACGATCGTGAACCTGCTGCTGCGTTTCTACGAGCCGCAGCGGGGGCGCATTCTGGTCAATGGCGAAGACATCCGGACGATTCCGGTCGATGTGCTGCGATCGGTGGTGGGGTATGTGCAGCAGGACATTTTCCTCTTTGCCGGGGATGTGGGGGCCAATATCCGGCTCTCCACGACGCTGAGCGATGAGGCGTTGCGTTTGGCGGCCGCACGGGTGGGCGCCGAACGGGTGATCGATCGCTTGCCGGGCGGCTGGCATCATGAGCTCGGGGAGCGCGGCGGCGGCGTAAGCGTCGGGGAGCGTCAATTGCTCGCTTTCGCCCGTGCTATTGCGGCTGATCCCTCGCTGCTCATTCTCGATGAGGCCACCAGTGCGGTGGATTCCCACATTGAAGCAGAGATTCAGCAGGGGGTGGCGGCCCTCATGGGCGGGCGGACGACCATCGCCATTGCCCACCGCCTGAGCACCATCGTGCACGCCGACGAAATCCTGGTGCTCCACCACGGAGAGGTCGTCGAGCGGGGCACCCACCAGCAGTTACTGGGCGCCGGAGGCACGTACGAACGGCTTTTTCGGTTACAGGCGGGGGGAGACGGCGAGCGCGAGTTTCATTCAGCCGTGGATACACGCTTGCCAACCGATGCAGCTGTCGGGTAG
- the uvrA gene encoding excinuclease ABC subunit UvrA translates to MKDTIRILGARQHNLKGFDLDLPRRAITVITGVSGSGKSSLAFDTLYAEGQRRYVESLSAYARQFLERMEKPAVDSIEGMSPAVAIEQKNPTRTSRSTVGTATEIYDYLRLLWARVGRTYCRICNRELRPDTVQSVTDVVMSLPEGTRFMVACPLIRSSAVTHAVIAENLRARGFVRVAVGNTVYHLDDVTEDALNLSSADAVSVVVDRLRVDAASRGRIADAVQTAFTEGDGDVTLLFPEPVVPPAGQGAAAEGEAVPRLSFTERFECPNDGTRAPMPTPQLFSFNNPRGACVTCNGFGATLDYDESLIVPNPDRSVRDGAIDPWTAPRYEKQRRLVVDQARALGVSPDVPWKSLPAKARKELLHGKTRQYTGIYPFLQALEEKRYKQYIRIFLRKYQSAQPCASCGGSKLQPDALQVRIVGRTIAEVSQMPVRDLRTWLDELALAGGEAQIAETVLREARARVRFLADVGLTYLTLDRATRTLSGGEAQRITLSNALGAALVDATYVLDEPSIGLHPRDLDRLLSLLTRLRDLGNTVIMVEHDLEAMRIADFMVEMGPAAGEQGGQVVFAGPMANVAQSPLTGQYLTGARRIDVPVTRRTLGPRWLELRGATAHNVHNVDLRVPLGAMTVVTGVSGSGKSTLVHDVLFHAIESRLHGEHSAKEHLGETVGTFSTLSGDEHLDDVVLVDQSPIGKSPRSNPVTYVKAYDEIRRLFSELPLSRTRGYGPGHFSFNVAGGRCEHCEGAGALEVEMVFMADVFVPCDACGGKRFKPDVLEVRLKGRNIADVLELTVDQAIKFFPREDKLAQALWHVQQVGLGYLRLGQPATTLSGGEAQRLKIARELALTARGGARKLYVLDEPTTGLHLEDIRKLAQVFDRLLDQGHTLLLIEHNLDVIKLADWIVDMGPDGGDGGGTVVAMGRPETLMENAASHTGRWLKTVLPNI, encoded by the coding sequence ATGAAGGACACGATTCGCATCCTGGGCGCCCGCCAGCACAACCTGAAGGGCTTTGATCTCGACTTGCCTCGCCGAGCCATCACCGTCATCACGGGGGTGTCCGGCTCGGGCAAATCGTCACTGGCCTTCGATACGCTGTACGCCGAGGGACAACGGCGGTACGTGGAGTCGCTGTCGGCCTATGCCCGGCAGTTTTTGGAGCGTATGGAGAAGCCGGCCGTCGACTCCATCGAAGGGATGTCTCCGGCGGTGGCCATCGAGCAGAAGAATCCCACCCGGACCTCGCGCTCCACGGTGGGAACGGCGACGGAGATTTATGACTATCTGCGGCTGCTCTGGGCGCGGGTCGGTCGGACGTATTGCCGGATCTGCAACCGGGAACTGCGACCGGACACCGTGCAGTCGGTCACCGATGTAGTGATGTCCCTGCCCGAGGGGACGCGGTTCATGGTGGCCTGCCCACTCATTCGGTCCAGTGCGGTGACGCACGCGGTCATCGCCGAGAATCTGCGCGCCCGGGGGTTCGTGCGCGTTGCCGTGGGGAACACGGTGTACCATCTCGATGATGTCACGGAAGACGCTCTGAATCTGTCGTCGGCCGATGCCGTGTCCGTGGTGGTGGATCGGCTGCGGGTAGACGCGGCCAGTCGCGGCCGTATTGCCGACGCCGTGCAGACGGCATTTACCGAAGGGGACGGTGATGTCACGCTGCTCTTTCCCGAACCGGTGGTGCCGCCAGCGGGACAGGGGGCAGCCGCGGAGGGTGAGGCCGTGCCGCGCCTGTCATTTACGGAACGGTTTGAATGTCCGAACGACGGAACGCGGGCCCCGATGCCCACGCCGCAGCTGTTTTCGTTCAACAATCCCCGCGGCGCCTGCGTGACGTGCAACGGCTTTGGGGCCACGCTGGATTATGACGAATCACTGATCGTTCCCAACCCCGACCGTTCGGTGCGGGACGGCGCGATCGATCCGTGGACGGCGCCGCGCTACGAAAAGCAGCGTCGCCTGGTGGTGGATCAGGCCCGCGCGCTGGGGGTGTCTCCCGACGTTCCGTGGAAATCGTTGCCGGCCAAGGCGCGCAAGGAATTGCTGCACGGCAAGACCCGCCAATACACCGGGATCTATCCGTTCCTGCAGGCCCTCGAAGAGAAGCGATACAAGCAGTACATCCGCATCTTTCTGCGCAAATATCAGAGCGCCCAGCCCTGCGCGTCCTGTGGCGGCAGCAAACTGCAGCCCGACGCCCTGCAGGTGCGCATTGTCGGGCGCACCATCGCCGAGGTGTCGCAGATGCCGGTGCGCGATCTGCGAACGTGGCTGGACGAGTTGGCACTTGCGGGCGGCGAGGCACAGATCGCGGAGACCGTGTTGCGGGAAGCGCGGGCGCGGGTGCGCTTTCTGGCCGATGTGGGGCTCACGTACCTCACCCTCGATCGCGCCACGCGCACCCTCAGTGGCGGTGAGGCCCAGCGGATTACGCTCTCCAATGCACTGGGGGCGGCGCTGGTGGATGCCACCTACGTGTTGGACGAACCCAGCATCGGACTGCACCCACGGGACCTGGACCGGTTGCTGTCGCTGCTCACGCGCCTGCGGGACCTCGGCAATACCGTGATCATGGTGGAGCACGATCTCGAAGCCATGCGCATTGCCGACTTCATGGTGGAGATGGGGCCGGCCGCGGGCGAACAGGGGGGCCAGGTGGTCTTTGCCGGTCCTATGGCCAATGTCGCGCAGAGCCCGCTGACCGGTCAGTATCTCACCGGTGCACGGCGCATCGACGTCCCGGTCACACGGCGCACATTGGGGCCACGCTGGCTGGAGTTGCGGGGGGCGACCGCGCACAATGTGCACAACGTGGACCTGCGCGTGCCGTTGGGCGCCATGACGGTCGTGACCGGTGTCTCCGGCTCCGGCAAGAGTACGCTGGTGCACGATGTGCTCTTTCATGCGATCGAGTCACGCCTGCACGGCGAGCACTCCGCCAAGGAACACCTCGGCGAAACCGTGGGCACCTTTTCCACACTCAGCGGCGACGAGCACCTTGATGATGTCGTGCTGGTGGACCAGAGCCCCATTGGCAAATCCCCGCGCTCCAATCCGGTGACGTACGTGAAAGCGTACGATGAGATCCGCCGTCTGTTCAGCGAACTGCCGCTGTCTCGAACACGTGGCTATGGCCCCGGCCACTTTTCGTTCAATGTGGCGGGCGGGCGGTGCGAGCACTGCGAAGGCGCGGGCGCACTGGAGGTGGAGATGGTGTTCATGGCTGACGTCTTCGTGCCCTGCGATGCCTGCGGCGGCAAGCGGTTCAAACCCGACGTCCTCGAGGTCCGGCTGAAAGGGCGGAACATCGCCGACGTGCTGGAACTCACAGTCGATCAGGCCATCAAGTTCTTTCCGCGCGAAGACAAACTGGCGCAGGCACTATGGCACGTGCAGCAGGTGGGGTTGGGGTATCTCCGCCTGGGACAGCCGGCCACTACGCTCTCGGGCGGCGAGGCACAGCGGCTGAAGATCGCCCGCGAATTGGCCCTCACCGCCCGTGGTGGCGCCCGAAAGCTGTATGTGCTTGATGAACCCACCACCGGGCTCCACCTGGAGGACATCCGCAAGTTGGCCCAGGTGTTTGACCGGTTGCTCGACCAAGGCCACACGCTGCTGCTCATTGAGCACAACCTCGACGTGATCAAGCTGGCCGACTGGATTGTGGACATGGGCCCGGATGGCGGCGACGGCGGCGGCACCGTGGTCGCGATGGGGCGCCCGGAAACCCTTATGGAGAACGCGGCCTCCCACACCGGGCGGTGGCTCAAGACGGTGTTACCGAACATCTAG
- a CDS encoding pilus assembly FimT family protein: MTTPLRRLRVGYTMIELLLVVGTLAIVFALAAPRMTTIRESSTLRAGHQQLASAFAAARAAALQKGKTSTLTLSGNVATVTVLSGLAGTSVTVFGPIRLYQSLGIALEPLEDAPTVVNYNGRGMMTNVMVEDEEVFRYRLRYGTKLDTLCISTAGLILSKSCTL, translated from the coding sequence ATGACGACCCCACTCCGGCGCCTGCGCGTTGGCTACACGATGATCGAGCTCCTGCTGGTGGTGGGGACGCTGGCCATCGTCTTCGCCCTGGCCGCGCCTCGCATGACCACCATTCGCGAAAGCTCCACGCTGCGCGCCGGTCACCAACAGCTGGCCTCGGCCTTTGCGGCCGCGCGGGCGGCGGCGCTGCAGAAGGGCAAGACCTCGACGCTCACCCTCAGTGGGAACGTGGCCACGGTGACCGTGTTGAGCGGCCTCGCCGGGACCTCGGTCACGGTGTTCGGTCCCATCCGGCTGTACCAGTCACTGGGAATCGCGCTCGAGCCGTTGGAGGATGCCCCCACCGTCGTCAATTACAACGGCCGCGGCATGATGACCAACGTGATGGTCGAGGACGAAGAAGTATTTCGGTACCGACTGCGCTACGGCACAAAACTCGACACGCTGTGCATCAGCACGGCCGGTCTCATCCTCTCGAAAAGCTGCACCCTGTGA
- a CDS encoding type IV pilus modification PilV family protein, translating into MRTSSRRSPARPALPRSRDGITLVEILFAVIMLAVAVGGLLGSSASVARQMGGGSTQMVAASLAQARLDSLTSLSCAQLAAGAAYGSTNQRGVQESWTVTDGRNIKTIDVRIAVPRRVNQLRYQMVIPCRD; encoded by the coding sequence ATGCGGACATCTTCACGCCGTTCTCCTGCGCGACCGGCCCTGCCCCGGTCGCGTGACGGCATTACGCTCGTCGAAATTCTGTTCGCCGTCATCATGCTGGCGGTGGCGGTCGGCGGCCTCCTGGGCAGCTCCGCGTCGGTGGCTCGCCAGATGGGTGGAGGCAGCACCCAGATGGTCGCCGCCAGTCTCGCGCAGGCCCGGCTCGATAGCCTCACCAGTCTTTCCTGTGCCCAGCTGGCCGCCGGTGCGGCGTATGGGAGCACCAATCAGCGCGGCGTGCAGGAATCCTGGACCGTCACGGACGGGCGCAACATCAAAACCATTGACGTGCGGATTGCGGTGCCGCGTCGTGTCAATCAGCTCCGCTACCAGATGGTGATTCCATGCCGAGACTGA
- a CDS encoding PulJ/GspJ family protein, producing the protein MPRLTRTRRGFSIAELLITLGILGVIGVIVSRLMIGQQRFYQRTNEQMEMRRELRSAMSLIPADLRSISSSGGDLTDFDNSSIQFRAVIGASMICNKASSTQMDIPPINMARNTLTSWYTQPVAGDTLWVFNDSLSRGAEDDEWKGLRITSVAQSTTLCPLSPYLDAALDAGKPRFRITVNASMGDSVKAGSAIRFTRSTRYFLDDETSGSWYLHRSEYLDGNWTDAVAVSGPYAAPAGSAGGMRFAYYDSLGAAVTSVANSRRVSRIDLLLRAKGQNSSGSVGGASVQNTDSLAFRIALRNRQ; encoded by the coding sequence ATGCCGAGACTGACCCGCACGCGCCGCGGCTTTTCCATCGCCGAACTGCTCATTACGCTGGGCATCCTCGGAGTGATCGGGGTCATCGTGTCCCGCCTCATGATTGGTCAGCAGCGCTTTTACCAGCGCACCAACGAGCAGATGGAAATGCGCCGGGAGCTCCGTTCCGCCATGAGCCTCATCCCCGCCGATTTGCGTTCCATTTCGTCCTCGGGCGGGGACCTCACGGACTTCGACAACAGCTCCATCCAGTTCCGGGCCGTCATTGGCGCCTCGATGATCTGCAACAAGGCGAGCAGCACGCAAATGGATATTCCGCCTATCAACATGGCGCGCAATACCCTCACCAGCTGGTACACGCAGCCGGTGGCTGGTGATACGCTGTGGGTCTTCAACGACTCGCTGTCGCGCGGTGCCGAAGATGACGAATGGAAGGGGTTGCGCATTACGTCGGTGGCGCAGTCAACTACGCTCTGTCCGCTATCACCGTATCTCGATGCCGCGTTGGATGCAGGCAAGCCGCGCTTCCGCATTACGGTGAACGCGTCCATGGGAGACTCGGTGAAAGCGGGATCGGCCATTCGCTTCACTCGCAGCACACGCTATTTCCTGGATGACGAGACCAGTGGCTCGTGGTACTTGCATCGGTCGGAATATCTGGACGGCAACTGGACCGATGCGGTGGCCGTCAGCGGACCGTACGCCGCCCCGGCTGGCAGCGCCGGCGGAATGCGCTTCGCTTACTATGACAGCCTCGGGGCGGCGGTGACCTCGGTGGCCAACAGCCGTCGCGTCTCCCGCATCGACTTGTTGTTGCGTGCCAAAGGCCAGAACAGCTCCGGATCCGTTGGTGGGGCCTCCGTGCAGAATACCGACTCACTCGCCTTCCGTATCGCCTTGAGGAACCGGCAATGA